From one bacterium genomic stretch:
- a CDS encoding helix-turn-helix transcriptional regulator, with protein MIRSTRPHPDDFDGARIKQLREDLNMTQENFAHEIGVTFATVNRWENGRTTPNKVAQKVLLLLERKLRKVKKDS; from the coding sequence ATGATTCGCTCCACCCGTCCACACCCGGATGATTTTGATGGGGCGCGCATCAAGCAACTGCGCGAGGACCTCAATATGACTCAGGAGAATTTCGCGCATGAGATCGGCGTGACGTTCGCAACAGTGAACCGCTGGGAAAACGGCAGGACGACGCCGAACAAGGTTGCACAAAAGGTTCTGCTGCTGTTGGAGCGCAAGTTGCGCAAGGTGAAGAAGGATTCATAA